DNA from Vibrio japonicus:
TTACAGCAATTACAAGAAAACCTTGGCTTAATGGCATGGCCACTCATGATTTGTTCTGCTTTGACCGTCATGATCGTCGTAGAGAGACTTTTTCAAGTCGTCATCAGTTTGGGTGTGGGCAAACGAGCGATTCGCGCGGAACTGGAACAAATTTCACCAACAGATGAAGCAGAAATCGAACGCCTTGCGGAAAAGTTGGCACCAAGACGACCATTGCTTTACAAAGGTGTCGCCATGTTGCTGGCGCATCACTCTTTTTCAAAAACGCTAAGAGAAGATGCCGCAGGCATGTGGCTACAAGAGAAACGCCACCAGCTGAATTCTGGTTTAAGGCTGCTTACCTTAATTGGTGTCCTTAGCCCTTTAATTGGTCTGCTTGGTACCGTACTCGGTTTGATTGAGATGTTTAAAGGCGTTGCGGCCTCTACAGGCAATATTACGCCTAACGATTTAGCTGACGGCCTTGGCTTAGCGATGAGAACAACTGCCGCAGGTCTACTGATTGCACTCCCAGCAATTGCTGGCGCTCAATTACTTGGCTTATGGGCAGACAAAGTGATGGCGAAACTTGAGCACACGCTAAATTACGTGAACTTATGGCTAGAAGGCATTAGTGTTCAGCATGTCGCCTTAAATGGAAAAGCCAAAACCAAAGCTGCGACAGAGGCCAATGTATGATTAAGGCAAAAACGTCGGATAACCAACTTGGTCTGACGCCTGACTTGACACCTCTGCTAGACATCATTTTCATTGTTATGGTGTTTTTGATGCTGACGGCAGCAGTCAAATTAGACTCATTAGAAGTCGACTTGCCGACGACAGACTCTCAAGCCGTTTCTGAGGTTGAAAATAAGTCCATCACCGTCAACATTCTTGCGTCAGAGCCTCACTGGGCAATCGACAGCAAAGAATACATCAACTGGGAAAACTTCTCGATCGCTCTGCTGGAGCAACATAAGTCAAATGAGAAGCCCATCGTGATTGGCGCGGAAAAAACTGCTGAAGTACAGCATCTGGTTCAGTTGCTCGCTTTCCTGCAAGAAAACGGAATTCAGGCCACTCAACTTCTTACGGAAGAACCAACAAAGTAAGACGATACATTTCCAAAGACTGAAATAGGGAGCTCAATGAGCTCCCTATTTTTATTCAACCGATTAAAGCAAACGACGTCGCAACCCCGCCTTCTCCAAAATACGTGTTGATATTTCCTCTACCGAAAGCGACGACGTATTGATGTATGGAATGGCTTCACGTCGGAACAACGATTCTACGCTCGCCAATTCCGTCAAGCACTGCTCTGTACTGGCGTATTCGCTACCCGCAAGGCGATTCTCACGAATTTCCGTCAATCGTTCAGGATCAATGGTTAAGCCAAACAGTTTATGACGATGAATTTCAAACTCAGGAAGCAGCCTGAGTCGTTTGATGTCTTCTTCGATAAACGGGTAATTTACCACTCGCAGACCAAACTGCATCGCCATATAAAGGCTGGTTGGCGTTTTACCGCTTCGGGATACCCCCAACAGAATGATGTCGGCCTGTTCTAGCCCCTTCAATGTAATACCATCATCATGCGCTAGCGTGTACTCAACGGCTGCAATACGGTCAAAGTAGGTATCTGAGTCTTTCCCAACACTTCGCGAACGCTGTAATTTAGGCGAAGGATCCATCTGGGTGTCATCTTGTACTTTCTGCACAATACTTTCCAGCACATCGTAGCAATGCGCTGGTGCTTTTAGGAGCATCCGCTTAAGTTCTGGAATAACGATGGAGAAAAAAACCAAAGGCTTGACGCCGTTCACACGATTTGATGCCTCAATTTGTTTTAATAGCTCTTCCAGTTTGTCTTCACTTTCCACAAATGGGAAAGTCTTCTCATTAGTTTTGAATGAAAATTGACCTAGGACAACATGCCCTAAAGTCTCACATGTTATGGCCGTTCCGTCAGAAACATAGAATACATCACGACTTTGACTATCAATTTGCATATTTTATTTAAACTTTCAAATTCTTTTGAGTAGGATGAACACCATAATATAGATAACAAAGATAGGCTGACGTTACGTCCCCCACAGCTTTAAAAAATAGTGACTATTTTTTTGAGCTAAAGCGTAAACGTTTGCCTTTTAGAATCCCTACAAAGCTGCAATGTTTCGGAGATAGACATGCAAAACAATACCCTCTGGTTCAATGGCCTATCCATGGAAGATGTCGACAAAGTCGGCGGTAAAAATGCTTCACTTGGTGAAATGGTGTCTAACCTGTCAAACGCTGGTGTTTCAGTGCCAAATGGCTTTGCGACAACCTCTTACGCGTTTAATCAGTTCCTTGATTTCGAAGGTCTAGACGAGCGCATTCACCAACTGCTTGATGAACTAGACGTTGAAGATGTGGAAGCCCTGCGCAAGACTGGTGCAACCATCCGTCAATGGGTTTTAGAAGCACCATTCCCAGCAGATCTTGAACAAGATATCCGTACTAACTACCAAGAACTGATTGAAGGCAACACTGAACTGTCTGTTGCGGTTCGCTCTTCTGCTACCGCGGAAGATTTGCCAGATGCTTCATTTGC
Protein-coding regions in this window:
- a CDS encoding MotA/TolQ/ExbB proton channel family protein; translation: MEHLQQLQENLGLMAWPLMICSALTVMIVVERLFQVVISLGVGKRAIRAELEQISPTDEAEIERLAEKLAPRRPLLYKGVAMLLAHHSFSKTLREDAAGMWLQEKRHQLNSGLRLLTLIGVLSPLIGLLGTVLGLIEMFKGVAASTGNITPNDLADGLGLAMRTTAAGLLIALPAIAGAQLLGLWADKVMAKLEHTLNYVNLWLEGISVQHVALNGKAKTKAATEANV
- a CDS encoding ExbD/TolR family protein; protein product: MIKAKTSDNQLGLTPDLTPLLDIIFIVMVFLMLTAAVKLDSLEVDLPTTDSQAVSEVENKSITVNILASEPHWAIDSKEYINWENFSIALLEQHKSNEKPIVIGAEKTAEVQHLVQLLAFLQENGIQATQLLTEEPTK
- the ppsR gene encoding posphoenolpyruvate synthetase regulatory kinase/phosphorylase PpsR — its product is MQIDSQSRDVFYVSDGTAITCETLGHVVLGQFSFKTNEKTFPFVESEDKLEELLKQIEASNRVNGVKPLVFFSIVIPELKRMLLKAPAHCYDVLESIVQKVQDDTQMDPSPKLQRSRSVGKDSDTYFDRIAAVEYTLAHDDGITLKGLEQADIILLGVSRSGKTPTSLYMAMQFGLRVVNYPFIEEDIKRLRLLPEFEIHRHKLFGLTIDPERLTEIRENRLAGSEYASTEQCLTELASVESLFRREAIPYINTSSLSVEEISTRILEKAGLRRRLL